In the Haloferula helveola genome, one interval contains:
- the clpB gene encoding ATP-dependent chaperone ClpB → MGLDKITTKLQEALQSAQRLASKSAHPELKSIHVLLALLQQEGGITVPILQKAGVDVTQLKAAVAAALAKEPSQQGASAQPQLSYGLRATLDKADEIRESMGDEFLSVEHFLLGALTADSPAGKLLTEAGLNESNAKEALDSIRGSQKVTDENPEGKYQTLEKYGTDLTALAREGKIDPVIGRDHEIRRVLQVLSRRTKNNPVLIGEPGVGKTAIVEGLARRIVSGDVPDAMKNKRIISMDLGGMLAGAKYRGEFEDRLKAFLKEVTESEGEIVLFIDELHTIVGAGASEGAVDASNLLKPQLARGELRTIGATTLDEYRKHVEKDAALERRFQPVMVGEPSVEDSIAILRGLKERYEVHHGVRIQDGALVAAAVLSDRYISDRFLPDKAVDLMDEAASRLKIELDSMPTEIDQIERQVMQLEMEKKALEKESDKASEARLAKVREEQANLKEQSAGLMAQWRNEKEVIDRVREQQSKIDSLKTEAEQAKRIGDLTRASELTYGQIPDAEKALDEAQNELASLQSSGAMLKEEVTEEDIARVVSSWTGIPVSRLQEGEKEKLVHMEDRLGERVVGQKSAVQAVSNAVRRARAGLQDENRPIGSFLFLGPTGVGKTELSKALAEFLFDDESAMVRIDMSEYMEKHSVARLIGAPPGYVGYDEGGQLSEHVRRKPYSVVLFDEIEKAHPDVFNVLLQVLDDGRITDGQGRTVDFRNTVLIMTSNVGSQFILGEENAEQREAKVMEALRAQFRPEFLNRIDETIIFDRLERDELTTIVDLQLERVRQRLAKQGLGLALTPAAKEFIGNQGYDPVYGARPLKRAIQRHLLDELSLEILDGKFVDGDVIEADVKDGAVVFSK, encoded by the coding sequence ATGGGACTCGATAAGATCACCACCAAACTTCAGGAAGCGCTTCAGTCAGCCCAGCGGCTGGCATCGAAGTCGGCGCACCCGGAGTTGAAAAGTATTCACGTGCTGCTGGCACTGCTTCAGCAGGAGGGCGGCATCACCGTGCCGATTCTGCAGAAGGCTGGCGTCGACGTGACCCAACTCAAGGCGGCCGTTGCGGCGGCGCTTGCCAAGGAACCGAGCCAGCAGGGCGCGAGCGCCCAGCCGCAGCTCAGTTACGGGCTGCGCGCGACCCTCGACAAGGCGGACGAGATCCGTGAGTCGATGGGTGACGAGTTCCTTTCCGTAGAGCACTTCCTGCTCGGAGCTCTCACCGCTGATTCGCCCGCGGGCAAGTTGCTGACCGAAGCCGGCTTGAACGAATCGAACGCCAAGGAGGCACTCGACAGCATCCGGGGTTCGCAGAAGGTCACCGACGAGAATCCGGAGGGCAAATACCAGACCCTTGAGAAGTACGGCACCGACCTGACCGCGCTGGCCCGTGAAGGGAAGATCGATCCGGTGATCGGGCGCGATCACGAGATCCGCCGAGTGCTCCAGGTGCTTTCCCGCCGGACCAAGAACAATCCCGTGCTCATCGGTGAACCCGGTGTCGGCAAAACCGCCATCGTGGAAGGGCTCGCACGACGCATCGTGTCGGGAGACGTGCCCGATGCGATGAAAAACAAGCGGATCATTTCGATGGACCTCGGTGGCATGCTGGCAGGTGCGAAGTACCGCGGTGAGTTCGAGGATCGTCTGAAGGCCTTTCTCAAGGAAGTGACCGAATCCGAAGGCGAGATCGTTCTCTTCATCGATGAGCTCCACACCATCGTCGGTGCGGGTGCGAGCGAGGGTGCGGTGGACGCTTCGAACCTGCTCAAGCCTCAACTCGCCCGCGGCGAGCTGCGGACCATCGGAGCGACCACGCTCGATGAGTATCGCAAGCATGTGGAGAAGGACGCGGCCCTCGAGCGGCGATTCCAGCCGGTGATGGTCGGAGAACCTTCGGTTGAAGACAGCATCGCGATCCTGCGCGGACTCAAGGAGCGCTATGAGGTGCACCACGGAGTGCGAATCCAGGATGGTGCACTGGTTGCGGCGGCGGTGCTTTCCGACCGCTACATTTCCGACCGGTTTCTTCCGGACAAGGCGGTCGACCTCATGGACGAGGCCGCCTCGCGCCTGAAGATCGAGCTGGATTCGATGCCGACGGAGATCGACCAGATCGAGCGGCAGGTGATGCAGCTCGAGATGGAGAAGAAGGCTCTGGAGAAGGAGAGCGACAAGGCCTCGGAGGCGCGGTTGGCCAAGGTCCGTGAGGAGCAGGCGAACCTGAAGGAGCAGTCGGCCGGACTGATGGCCCAATGGCGCAACGAGAAGGAGGTCATCGACCGTGTGCGCGAGCAGCAGTCGAAGATCGATTCGCTGAAGACCGAGGCCGAGCAGGCCAAGCGGATCGGCGACCTCACTCGCGCGTCGGAGCTGACGTATGGCCAGATTCCGGATGCCGAGAAGGCGCTTGATGAAGCGCAGAACGAACTCGCCTCGCTCCAAAGCAGTGGCGCGATGCTCAAGGAAGAGGTGACTGAGGAGGATATCGCCCGCGTGGTTTCTTCGTGGACCGGGATTCCTGTCAGCCGCCTCCAGGAAGGCGAGAAGGAGAAACTGGTGCACATGGAGGATCGACTCGGTGAACGGGTGGTCGGTCAGAAGTCGGCTGTCCAAGCGGTCTCCAACGCGGTGCGCCGCGCACGGGCCGGGCTGCAGGACGAAAACCGCCCGATCGGTTCATTCCTGTTCCTCGGTCCGACCGGTGTGGGTAAAACCGAGCTGAGCAAGGCGCTCGCCGAGTTCCTGTTCGATGACGAGAGCGCTATGGTCCGCATCGACATGTCGGAATACATGGAGAAGCACAGCGTCGCGCGTCTCATCGGAGCGCCTCCCGGCTACGTCGGCTACGACGAGGGCGGCCAGCTTTCCGAACACGTACGACGCAAGCCGTATTCGGTGGTGCTCTTCGATGAGATCGAAAAGGCGCACCCGGATGTGTTCAACGTGCTGCTCCAGGTGCTTGATGACGGACGGATCACGGACGGCCAAGGCCGTACGGTCGACTTCCGCAACACGGTGCTGATCATGACCTCGAACGTCGGTTCGCAGTTCATCCTCGGGGAGGAGAATGCGGAGCAGCGTGAGGCCAAGGTCATGGAAGCCCTGCGTGCTCAGTTCCGGCCCGAATTCCTCAACCGGATCGACGAGACGATCATCTTCGACCGCCTTGAGCGCGACGAGTTGACGACGATTGTCGATCTGCAGCTCGAGCGCGTCCGCCAGCGTCTCGCCAAGCAAGGGCTCGGACTAGCGCTGACTCCGGCCGCGAAGGAATTCATCGGCAACCAGGGCTACGACCCGGTCTATGGCGCGCGGCCGCTCAAGCGGGCGATCCAGCGGCACCTTCTCGACGAGCTCTCGCTGGAGATCCTCGACGGCAAGTTCGTCGACGGCGATGTGATCGAGGCCGACGTCAAGGACGGGGCGGTGGTCTTCAGCAAATGA
- a CDS encoding phosphopentomutase — protein MRALCIVLDSVGCGHAPDASAFGDDGANTLGHLFERIPGFALPSLAGLGLHEVLHDLDPEFPLPSPPLLPGAQFTHLTEQSTGKDTTTGHWELMGAPLEAALATFERFPDDLVSALEQAGNCRFIGNEAASGTEIIQRLGTEHLASGKPILYTSADSVLQIAAHEDPAVFGLERLQALCRTARRILDEREIRIGRVIARPFVGSSPETFKRTSNRHDYSLAPPSTILNRLEAAGVETVGVGKISDIFAQSGIAESHPTTSNADGMATIERLWREQRSSPHLVFANLVDFDMLYGHRRDPTGYAQALIEFDRWLGGFLADFHAPDLLLITADHGNDPHHTGTDHTREQVPLLTLNAPDDLLTASDFGLVARILEDFFTPTASWTR, from the coding sequence GTGAGAGCTCTCTGCATCGTTCTCGATTCGGTCGGTTGCGGCCACGCTCCGGACGCCTCGGCTTTCGGCGACGATGGAGCGAACACCCTCGGCCATCTCTTCGAGCGGATCCCCGGGTTCGCTCTGCCGAGCCTCGCCGGACTCGGTCTTCACGAGGTGCTGCACGACCTCGACCCGGAGTTTCCCCTTCCCTCCCCACCCTTGCTGCCGGGAGCACAATTCACCCACCTCACCGAGCAATCCACGGGAAAGGATACGACGACCGGTCACTGGGAACTGATGGGAGCTCCGCTCGAAGCCGCACTCGCGACTTTCGAGCGCTTTCCGGACGACCTCGTCTCCGCCTTGGAGCAGGCCGGGAATTGCCGGTTCATCGGCAATGAGGCGGCATCAGGCACCGAGATCATCCAACGACTGGGCACCGAGCACCTCGCGAGCGGGAAACCCATTCTCTACACCAGCGCCGATTCGGTTCTGCAGATTGCCGCTCATGAAGATCCGGCGGTGTTCGGACTCGAGCGACTGCAGGCGCTCTGCCGCACCGCCAGACGAATCCTCGACGAACGTGAGATTCGGATCGGCCGGGTCATCGCCAGACCGTTCGTCGGCAGCTCGCCCGAGACCTTCAAGCGGACGTCGAACCGGCACGACTACTCGCTCGCTCCTCCTTCGACGATTCTCAACCGACTCGAAGCGGCAGGAGTCGAAACCGTCGGGGTCGGCAAGATTTCCGACATCTTCGCCCAGTCCGGGATCGCGGAGTCCCATCCCACAACATCAAACGCCGACGGCATGGCCACCATCGAGCGCCTGTGGCGTGAGCAGCGAAGTTCCCCGCATCTCGTATTCGCCAATCTCGTCGACTTCGACATGCTTTACGGCCATCGGCGTGACCCCACGGGCTATGCCCAAGCCCTGATCGAGTTCGACCGATGGCTCGGAGGCTTTCTTGCCGACTTCCATGCCCCCGACCTCCTTCTGATCACGGCCGACCACGGAAACGATCCACACCACACCGGCACCGATCACACTCGGGAACAGGTTCCCCTGCTGACGCTGAACGCACCGGATGATCTCCTGACAGCGAGCGATTTCGGTCTCGTTGCGCGGATTCTGGAGGACTTTTTCACACCAACGGCAAGCTGGACGCGGTAA